The following coding sequences are from one Rattus rattus isolate New Zealand chromosome 11, Rrattus_CSIRO_v1, whole genome shotgun sequence window:
- the LOC116912533 gene encoding serine protease Do-like HtrB, translating into MVVSSDLLGSPEVSPPPLLVLIISALRALLFQTQLRISCSISVEENQKSASGSVKESWVRGWYFNSVADSDPGSQHLAFFSICYTEYTVYRPTSDGLLPDSTSKLDLDWKKRFIGIRMRTITPSLVEELKTANPDFPAVSSGIYVQEVVPNSPSQRGGIQDGDIIVKVNGRPLVDSSELQEAVLNESSLLLEVRRGNDDLLFSIMPEVVM; encoded by the exons ATGGTCGTGTCTTCTGATCTCCTAGGAAGTCCTGAGGTTAGCCCTCCCCCTCTGCTGGTTCTCATCATCTCTGCTCTCCGAGCTCTTTTGTTCCAAACACAGTTGAGAATCAGCTGTTCTATTTCTGTGGAAGAAAATCAAAAGTCTGCAAGTGGATCTGTCAAAGAATCTTGGGTGAGGGGTTGGTATTTTAACAGTGTTGCAGACTCAGATCCGGGATCACAACATCTGGCTTTCTTCAGCATATGTTACACTGAGTATACAGTCTACAGGCCAACTTCTGACGGCCTGCTACCAGACTCTACAAGCAAACTTGACCTTG ACTGGAAGAAGCGCTTCATTGGCATCCGGATGCGGACCATCACGCCAAG TTTGGTGGAGGAACTGAAGACTGCCAACCCAGACTTTCCAGCGGTGAGCAGTGGAATATATGTTCAAGAGGTCGTTCCCAACTCACCTTCTCAGAG AGGAGGCATCCAAGATGGCGACATCATAGTCAAAGTCAATGGACGTCCCCTGGTAGATTCCAGTGAGCTGCAGGAGGCGGTCCTGAATGAGTCCTCACTCCTGCTGGAGGTGCGGCGGGGGAATGATGACCTGCTCTTCAGCATCATGCCGGAGGTGGTGATGTGA